A genome region from Solanum stenotomum isolate F172 unplaced genomic scaffold, ASM1918654v1 scaffold23673, whole genome shotgun sequence includes the following:
- the LOC125851287 gene encoding protein PROTON GRADIENT REGULATION 5, chloroplastic codes for MAITSSIATTSFSSCVGGEDYGMFMKKVQPLMNVKIGKAVRSRTMMGNVNDGKGLFAPIVVITRNIVGKKRFNQLRGKAIALHSQVITEFCKSIGADQKQRQGLIRLAKKNGEKLGFLA; via the exons aTGGCAATTACAAGTTCAATTGCAAcaacttcattttcttcatgTGTTGGTGGTGAAGATTATGGCATGTTTATGAAGAAAGTGCAACCATTAATGAATGTTAAAATTGGAAAGGCAGTGAGATCAAGGACAATGATGGGGAATGTTAATGATGGAAAAGGATTATTTGCACCAATTGTTGTTATCACTAGGAATATTGTTGGCAAGAAAAGATTCAATCAACTTAGGGGCAAAGCTATTGCTTTACACTCTCAG GTAATCACAGAGTTTTGCAAGTCAATAGGAGCAGATCAGAAGCAAAGGCAAGGATTAATTCGATTGGCAAagaagaatggtgaaaaacttgGGTTTCTTGCTTGA
- the LOC125851271 gene encoding uncharacterized protein LOC125851271 produces MSLATHFSAFVILFTLGIHRLLCCICNYLKNPSLYRSKTWYFSEPRWKNLDVYSLLIILPIASFSHVFLFLAFSGNNVMYKFSFLQQSLVIFFFWVFLILIVVKESFDLYAILDSLVYSFAGVCFAVEFLMNGKGLVGVSGGMYGHLGELAFVCGGCCLCLAVKPSLFFVEFLFSCVLVLKGTWVLQVGLSLYTDMFSLDGCENLLVGLSKGKNDVKCDLEENKLRGTALMNLLFIVHAVVVMIMSFGLFALLNRDKRMRCGDTSGPLLTEVGSEGVLMRPLPELELE; encoded by the coding sequence ATGTCATTAGCTACCCATTTTTCAGCATTTGTTATCCTTTTTACACTTGGTATTCATCGTCTTCTTTGTTGCATCTGCAATTACCTCAAAAACCCATCACTCTATAGATCAAAAACATGGTATTTCTCAGAACCCAGATGGAAAAATCTTGATGTATACTCCCTTTTAATCATTCTACCTATTGCCTCTTTCTCTCATGTATTTCTGTTCTTAGCTTTCTCAGGGAACAATGTAATGTATAAATTCTCATTCTTGCAGCAATCTCtagtcattttcttcttctggGTGTTCTTGATTCTTATTGTTGTTAAAGAAAGTTTTGATCTTTATGCAATTCTTGATAGCTTGGTTTACAGTTTTGCTGGTGTTTGTTTTGCtgttgaattcttgatgaatgGGAAAGGACTTGTTGGTGTTAGTGGTGGTATGTATGGACATTTGGGGGAGTTGGCATTTGTTTGTGGTGGTTGTTGCTTGTGTTTAGCAGTAAAGCCATCTTTGTTTTTTGTGGAGTTTTTGTTTTCCTGTGTACTTGTGTTGAAAGGGACTTGGGTTTTGCAAGTTGGGTTGTCATTATATACTGATATGTTTTCACTAGATGGATGTGAGAATCTTTTGGTGGGTTTATCAAAGGGGAAAAATGATGTTAAATGTGATCTTGAGGAGAATAAGTTGAGGGGAACTGCATTGATGAATCTGTTGTTTATAGTGCATGCTGTTGTGGTGATGATCATGAGTTTTGGGTTGTTTGCGTTGTTGAATCGGGATAAGAGAATGAGATGTGGCGATACAAGTGGACCGTTGCTAACAGAGGTTGGATCAGAGGGTGTGTTGATGCGTCCGCTTCCTGAACTAGAGTTAGAATGA
- the LOC125851266 gene encoding eukaryotic translation initiation factor, which yields MATEAPVEATEIPPVAAAESVEKQPHKLERKWTFWFDNQSKPKQGAAWGSSLRKAYTFETVEEFWSLYDQIFKPSKLTVNADFHLFKAGIEPKWEDPECANGGKWTATSSRKANLETMWLETLMALVGEQFDESEDICGVVASVRRSQDKLSLWTKTATNEAAQMGIGRKWKEIIDTEKISYSFHDDSKRERSAKSRYTV from the exons ATGGCCACCGAAGCACCGGTAGAGGCGACGGAGATTCCGCCGGTCGCGGCGGCAGAGTCGGTGGAGAAGCAGCCGCATAAGCTAGAGAGGAAGTGGACGTTCTGGTTCGATAACCAGTCTAAACCGAAACAAGGCGCCGCTTGGGGAAGTTCTCTTCGAAAAGCTTATACTTTTGAAACTGTTGAGGAATTCTGGAG TTTATATGATCAGATATTCAAGCCCAGCAAGTTGACTGTTAATGCGGACTTTCATTTGTTCAAAGCTGGGATTGAGCCCAAATGGGAAGATCCTGAGTGTGCCAATGGTGGCAAGTGGACTGCTACGAGCAGCAGAAAGGCTAATCTCGAGACTATGTGGCTTGAAACA CTGATGGCATTGGTCGGTGAGCAATTTGATGAGTCAGAAGATATATGTGGAGTGGTTGCTAGTGTGCGTAGGAGTCAGGATAAACTTTCCTTGTGGACTAAGACTGCCACCAATGAAGCAGCTCAG ATGGGCATTGGTAGGAAGTGGAAAGAGATCATTGATACCGAAAAGATATCCTATAGTTTCCAT GATGATTCTAAAAGGGAGAGGTCAGCTAAGAGCCGATATACTGTGTGA